In the genome of Taurinivorans muris, one region contains:
- the grpE gene encoding nucleotide exchange factor GrpE, whose protein sequence is MSKKHLHKNTEEYNEEFCEENYTECENTEKIALNPEDCKALVCPDCTIFKEAEDTRIRALAEMENFKKRLQKEKDEQMAYAAESVLADLLPTLDNLDLALQYGSKNEACKDTIMGVEMTKKLLLDAVKKHGLEPVGTVGEAFNPEFHEAIAQAEHAEIPEGHLIAVMQKGYVLKGRLLRSAKVTVCKAQNASNFDTTV, encoded by the coding sequence ATGTCTAAAAAACATCTGCATAAAAATACAGAAGAATATAACGAAGAATTCTGCGAAGAAAACTATACAGAATGTGAAAATACAGAAAAAATCGCTTTAAATCCGGAGGACTGCAAGGCGCTTGTCTGCCCTGACTGCACAATATTCAAAGAAGCTGAAGATACCCGCATCCGTGCTTTGGCAGAAATGGAAAATTTTAAAAAACGCCTGCAAAAAGAAAAAGACGAACAAATGGCTTATGCGGCGGAATCCGTTCTTGCGGATCTTTTGCCAACCCTTGACAATCTCGACTTGGCACTGCAATACGGAAGCAAGAATGAAGCATGCAAAGACACCATCATGGGTGTTGAAATGACGAAAAAGCTTCTTCTTGACGCTGTCAAAAAACATGGTTTGGAACCTGTCGGCACTGTCGGGGAAGCGTTTAATCCTGAATTTCATGAAGCCATCGCCCAAGCAGAACATGCTGAAATTCCCGAAGGGCACCTTATCGCCGTTATGCAAAAAGGCTATGTTCTCAAAGGAAGACTCCTCCGTTCCGCAAAAGTTACCGTTTGCAAAGCGCAAAACGCTTCCAACTTTGATACGACTGTTTAA